In Halovivax gelatinilyticus, the following are encoded in one genomic region:
- a CDS encoding DsbA family protein → MSLNNPTRRALVAGSVLAIGGGGAYAISRSRRGDERSWSPGTESSGDTAATFHASNDTSPLGIDLTGKPLLGYPDAPLDIYYWTDFQCPFCKQFERETLPSVIEDHVAPGQVRLVFVPLPYFGPDSMTAAVASRCVWNQTHESDPAAYWHWHEAVIDEQGERNSGWAGADNLLELTQSVDGVDADALDTCLAEQRSIYEDAIDEDAAFAGSVGIDGTPTFTVFDRETHEAGTLVGAQPIERFDQAIEHFEPQ, encoded by the coding sequence ATGTCTCTCAACAACCCAACACGCCGTGCTCTCGTCGCCGGTTCCGTCCTCGCTATCGGCGGTGGTGGCGCCTACGCGATCTCCCGGTCGAGGCGGGGCGACGAACGGTCCTGGAGTCCTGGTACCGAATCGTCCGGCGATACGGCTGCGACGTTTCACGCGAGCAATGATACGTCTCCCCTCGGTATCGACCTGACTGGAAAGCCCCTCCTCGGATATCCCGACGCCCCGCTCGATATCTACTACTGGACGGATTTTCAGTGCCCGTTTTGCAAACAATTCGAGCGGGAAACGCTCCCATCGGTTATCGAGGATCACGTCGCACCCGGGCAGGTTCGCCTCGTGTTCGTTCCACTGCCGTACTTCGGTCCTGATTCTATGACGGCGGCCGTGGCTTCTCGCTGTGTCTGGAACCAGACCCACGAGTCCGATCCGGCCGCGTACTGGCACTGGCACGAAGCCGTCATCGACGAACAGGGTGAGCGAAATTCGGGCTGGGCCGGAGCGGACAACCTGCTCGAACTGACGCAGTCGGTCGACGGCGTGGACGCGGACGCACTCGATACGTGTCTAGCCGAGCAGCGCTCTATCTACGAAGACGCAATAGATGAGGACGCGGCGTTCGCCGGATCCGTCGGGATCGACGGAACGCCGACGTTCACCGTATTCGACCGAGAGACCCATGAAGCCGGCACGCTCGTCGGCGCACAGCCAATTGAGCGCTTCGATCAGGCGATCGAGCACTTCGAGCCACAGTGA
- a CDS encoding NAD(P)/FAD-dependent oxidoreductase, with the protein MNGTTTESITESARDVVIVGSGVSGLSAAVYAARADLDPLVLEGPEPGGQLTLTTEVENYLGFPEGVGGMELLQRGKEQAERFGATFERATVESAHLEDRPFALELSTGDAIETRALIVATGASARWVGAENEDELMGYGLSTCATCDGAFHRGDDVLVIGGGDSAMEEALFLARFAESVTVVHRRDELRASDIMARRARDHEKISFRWNAELLEIHGSRDDGVTGATLVSHPDGYPKDRYQDGDGVDLETVEIGGIFYGVGHVPNTDFLVDTPVPLDDEGHLLTETGMTTKTAVEGVFGAGDVMDPDYRQAVTAAGTGSMAALDAETWLDELEATADFDAPLEAV; encoded by the coding sequence ATGAACGGTACGACTACCGAGTCGATCACGGAGTCCGCTCGCGACGTCGTGATCGTCGGCTCCGGTGTTTCCGGGCTCTCGGCGGCCGTCTACGCGGCGAGAGCCGATCTCGACCCGCTCGTCCTCGAGGGTCCGGAACCGGGCGGCCAGCTGACGCTCACGACGGAGGTGGAAAACTACCTCGGATTCCCCGAGGGCGTCGGCGGAATGGAACTCCTTCAGCGCGGCAAAGAGCAAGCCGAGCGGTTCGGCGCCACCTTCGAGCGCGCGACCGTCGAGTCGGCCCACCTCGAGGACCGTCCGTTCGCTCTCGAACTATCGACCGGAGACGCGATCGAAACCCGGGCACTGATCGTCGCGACGGGTGCGAGCGCCCGCTGGGTGGGCGCGGAGAACGAGGACGAACTGATGGGCTACGGGCTCTCGACGTGTGCGACCTGCGACGGGGCGTTTCACCGCGGCGACGACGTGCTCGTCATCGGCGGCGGCGACAGCGCGATGGAGGAGGCGCTCTTTCTCGCGAGGTTCGCAGAGAGCGTCACCGTCGTCCACCGCCGCGACGAGCTTCGGGCGTCGGACATTATGGCCCGACGCGCACGAGACCACGAAAAGATCTCGTTCCGGTGGAACGCAGAGCTGTTGGAGATTCACGGCTCGCGTGACGATGGCGTCACGGGCGCGACGCTCGTGAGCCACCCCGACGGGTACCCGAAGGACCGATACCAGGACGGCGATGGCGTCGACCTCGAAACCGTCGAGATCGGCGGGATCTTCTACGGCGTCGGCCACGTCCCGAACACCGATTTCCTCGTCGACACGCCGGTTCCGCTCGACGACGAGGGTCATCTCCTGACCGAGACGGGCATGACGACGAAGACGGCGGTCGAGGGCGTCTTCGGTGCCGGCGACGTGATGGATCCCGACTACCGGCAGGCGGTCACCGCCGCGGGTACCGGAAGCATGGCCGCCCTCGATGCGGAGACGTGGCTCGACGAACTCGAGGCGACGGCCGACTTCGACGCCCCGCTCGAAGCGGTCTGA
- a CDS encoding four-helix bundle copper-binding protein → MALQDLPHADDEMDECIDNCLEAAQVCEWCADACADEGESMAECIRLCRDVADLASLHARLMARDSTYHAELASLCADACEACAEECAQHDHDHCQACAEILPKCAESCRTMAAH, encoded by the coding sequence ATGGCGCTACAGGACCTTCCCCACGCCGACGACGAGATGGACGAGTGCATCGACAACTGTCTCGAAGCGGCACAGGTCTGTGAGTGGTGCGCAGACGCCTGTGCCGACGAGGGCGAATCGATGGCCGAGTGCATCAGGCTCTGTCGGGACGTCGCCGACCTGGCGTCGCTGCACGCGAGATTGATGGCCCGCGATTCGACGTATCACGCCGAACTCGCGAGTCTCTGCGCGGATGCCTGTGAGGCCTGTGCGGAGGAGTGTGCCCAGCACGACCACGACCACTGCCAGGCGTGTGCCGAGATCCTCCCGAAGTGTGCCGAATCCTGTCGGACGATGGCCGCACACTAG
- a CDS encoding ABC transporter ATP-binding protein yields MNAVELNGLTKDYGEVLANDDVTFEIEAGEIFGYLGPNGAGKTTTIRMLLGFISPTAGSATVLGADVTDERALIDAKHRIGYLPDDPQFDETATGREILEIHADLKGDRRSEELIDLFGPPLDRTIREYSHGNVRKLGLVTTFMHEPDLVILDEPTGGLDPLMKQRFAEFVRTERERGLTVFFSSHVLGEVRRLCDRVGIIRDGRLVTVEPIESLLERSGKVVRLAAADPIPIDAIDERLDGIYDLEHGDGVAGAAGAETGDGPTDFDAGETDRSTRESAAESFREYTFTFTGDVNELFETLGSYSLVDCTIEEAPLEDVFLRFYGEENDQARPTASPSGER; encoded by the coding sequence ATGAACGCGGTCGAACTGAACGGACTCACGAAAGATTACGGCGAGGTGCTCGCTAACGACGACGTCACGTTCGAGATCGAAGCGGGCGAGATATTCGGCTACCTCGGACCGAACGGCGCCGGCAAGACCACGACGATACGGATGCTCCTCGGGTTCATCTCCCCGACGGCCGGTTCCGCGACTGTCCTCGGTGCGGACGTGACCGACGAACGCGCGCTGATCGACGCCAAACACCGGATCGGGTACCTCCCGGACGACCCACAGTTCGACGAGACGGCGACCGGTCGCGAGATTCTGGAGATTCACGCCGATCTCAAGGGCGATCGACGGAGCGAGGAACTCATCGACCTGTTCGGTCCGCCCCTCGACAGGACGATCCGCGAGTATTCACACGGGAACGTCAGAAAGCTCGGACTGGTGACGACGTTCATGCACGAACCGGATCTCGTGATCCTCGACGAACCGACCGGTGGGCTAGATCCGCTGATGAAACAGCGGTTTGCGGAGTTCGTCAGAACGGAACGCGAACGCGGCTTGACGGTCTTTTTCTCATCGCACGTCCTCGGTGAAGTCCGACGGCTCTGCGATCGGGTGGGGATCATCCGCGATGGACGGCTCGTCACGGTCGAACCGATCGAGTCGCTGCTCGAACGAAGCGGAAAGGTCGTTCGACTTGCCGCGGCCGATCCGATCCCGATCGACGCGATCGACGAGCGACTCGACGGTATATACGATTTGGAACACGGGGATGGCGTGGCGGGCGCTGCCGGTGCGGAAACGGGCGACGGCCCAACGGATTTCGACGCGGGCGAGACCGACCGGTCGACACGAGAGTCGGCGGCAGAGTCCTTTCGCGAGTACACGTTCACGTTCACGGGCGACGTGAACGAGTTGTTCGAGACGCTCGGATCGTATTCGCTGGTAGATTGCACCATCGAAGAGGCGCCGCTCGAGGACGTGTTCTTACGGTTCTACGGTGAAGAGAACGACCAAGCCCGACCCACAGCCTCCCCCTCGGGTGAACGCTGA
- a CDS encoding universal stress protein: MGTHVLVALDDSRPAWDALEHAIEYPNVDRLTIAHCLDPSEVLYWSGQGGYADVDGYERAHADGESLVSDARGHVEAASPDLTVETMVELGRPARTIVDIVGEVDADHVVIGSHGRSGVSRVLLGSVAEAVVRRAPCPVTVVR, encoded by the coding sequence ATGGGAACACACGTTCTCGTCGCGCTAGACGACTCTCGACCCGCGTGGGACGCGCTCGAACACGCCATCGAGTACCCGAACGTAGACCGGCTGACGATCGCACACTGCCTCGATCCGAGCGAGGTGCTCTACTGGTCCGGCCAGGGTGGCTACGCGGACGTCGACGGATACGAACGGGCGCACGCTGACGGTGAATCGCTCGTGAGTGACGCACGCGGGCACGTCGAAGCGGCCAGTCCCGATCTTACAGTCGAAACGATGGTCGAACTCGGTCGACCCGCGCGCACGATCGTCGACATCGTCGGAGAAGTCGACGCGGATCACGTCGTCATCGGCAGTCACGGACGGTCCGGCGTCTCTCGCGTTCTGCTGGGTAGCGTCGCCGAAGCCGTCGTCCGCCGGGCACCGTGCCCGGTGACGGTCGTTCGATAA
- a CDS encoding DUF7521 family protein: MIETPLLVAKLITLVLSLLVAYLAYHGYRRSGQRPMLYVAAGFVFIGAGAICEGLIYVAFGTSIVSAGLIQAAIVSSGLLLVLLSLRTGTSQSSVRAK, encoded by the coding sequence ATGATCGAAACGCCGCTACTCGTCGCGAAGTTGATCACCCTCGTACTGAGTCTCCTCGTCGCTTATCTCGCCTACCACGGCTATCGCCGAAGCGGTCAACGACCGATGCTCTACGTCGCGGCGGGATTCGTCTTCATCGGGGCCGGAGCGATCTGTGAGGGCCTCATCTACGTCGCCTTCGGCACGTCCATCGTCTCAGCCGGGCTCATCCAGGCCGCCATCGTCTCTAGCGGACTACTCCTCGTCCTCCTCTCGCTCCGGACGGGGACGAGCCAGTCGAGTGTCCGGGCCAAGTGA
- a CDS encoding dihydrolipoyl dehydrogenase produces the protein METGIEEFDFVTIGSGSGLDVANAMVDQGRSVAVIEKGPLGGTCLNRGCIPSKQLLYHAEVRETVERADEFGIHVDVTGVDFADIVREVNEDVSGSAESIHHGLRSSSRHELFEGEGRFVDDRTIEIVDGLDAGKRIRAETILIAAGTRPAIPPIDGIEDVDYMTSTEALQLETPPDSLVIVGGGYIAAELAHFFGTFGSDVSIVGRRRHLLPQADEEVGTAFTERYAERFDVHTGYEALSVSRSTVNTDGTDGVTVEARPYPPALDDPDAHQRVTVSGDTLLVAAGRRPNSDTLALEVPGVDTDESGFVETDEYLRTTADGILALGDIVGEYQLKHNANHEARTVAGNLLGDQLEPIDYSAMPFAVFASPEVAGVGATEGELRDADVEYATRTYDYEDTARGKAMKVSGFVKVLIEPEGSILGCHIIGPQASNLIEEVVVAMTAGSGTVWDIRESIHIHPALSEVVDRAFAGQFVLAGEHHHDHSHENGGGHSHGRENGHEHDHGPDGNGHSHDNGSSQHDHERGDEPQ, from the coding sequence ATGGAGACTGGTATCGAGGAGTTCGACTTCGTGACGATCGGTTCCGGGTCCGGTCTCGACGTAGCGAACGCGATGGTCGATCAGGGACGATCGGTCGCCGTGATCGAGAAGGGCCCGCTCGGTGGTACCTGCCTCAATCGGGGCTGTATTCCTTCGAAGCAGTTGTTGTATCACGCCGAGGTGCGAGAGACCGTCGAACGGGCCGACGAGTTCGGTATCCACGTCGACGTGACCGGCGTCGACTTCGCGGACATCGTCCGCGAGGTGAACGAAGACGTCTCGGGAAGCGCCGAATCGATCCACCACGGACTGCGCTCGTCCAGTCGACATGAACTGTTCGAGGGCGAAGGGCGGTTCGTCGACGATCGAACGATCGAGATCGTAGACGGACTCGACGCGGGCAAGCGAATTCGCGCCGAGACGATCCTGATCGCCGCCGGCACGCGCCCTGCGATTCCGCCGATAGATGGGATCGAGGACGTCGATTATATGACGAGTACCGAGGCCTTGCAACTCGAGACGCCGCCCGATAGCCTCGTGATCGTTGGCGGTGGATACATCGCCGCCGAACTCGCTCACTTCTTCGGAACGTTCGGGAGCGACGTCTCGATCGTCGGGAGACGGCGGCACCTCCTGCCGCAGGCAGACGAGGAAGTAGGCACGGCGTTCACCGAGCGGTACGCGGAACGGTTCGACGTCCACACCGGGTACGAGGCCCTGTCGGTCTCGCGGTCTACGGTCAATACGGATGGAACCGATGGGGTGACCGTCGAGGCTCGTCCGTATCCACCGGCGCTCGACGATCCGGATGCGCATCAACGGGTAACCGTTTCCGGCGACACCCTACTCGTCGCGGCTGGCCGACGTCCCAACTCGGACACGCTCGCACTCGAGGTCCCGGGCGTCGACACGGACGAGAGCGGATTTGTCGAAACGGACGAGTATCTGCGAACGACCGCCGACGGAATCTTGGCGCTCGGTGACATCGTCGGCGAGTACCAGCTAAAGCACAACGCGAACCACGAAGCACGCACCGTGGCGGGAAACCTGCTCGGGGACCAACTGGAACCGATCGATTACAGCGCGATGCCGTTCGCGGTCTTCGCCTCGCCCGAGGTCGCAGGCGTCGGTGCGACCGAAGGAGAATTGCGCGATGCCGATGTGGAGTACGCGACGCGAACCTACGACTACGAGGATACCGCTCGCGGTAAGGCGATGAAGGTGTCGGGATTCGTGAAGGTACTCATCGAACCCGAAGGTTCCATCCTCGGTTGTCACATCATCGGCCCCCAGGCGTCGAATTTGATCGAAGAGGTCGTCGTCGCGATGACGGCCGGGTCGGGGACTGTCTGGGATATACGCGAATCCATCCACATCCACCCGGCCCTCTCGGAAGTAGTCGACCGCGCGTTCGCTGGCCAATTCGTCCTCGCCGGCGAGCACCATCACGACCACAGTCACGAGAACGGCGGCGGACACAGTCACGGCCGCGAAAACGGACACGAACACGACCATGGCCCAGACGGGAACGGTCACAGTCACGACAACGGCTCGTCTCAGCACGATCACGAGCGCGGAGACGAACCACAGTGA
- a CDS encoding helix-turn-helix domain-containing protein: MAQSMAEQLQQDMKCEGLLECIHGLKQLDKECFRALVESDEPLTIDEVAEDVDRERSTAYRSIQRLLQSGFIQKEQVNYEQGGYYHVYHPTDPQQIASDMQRKLNDWYAKMGQLIQEFEDKYETTADVAATAEN; encoded by the coding sequence ATGGCACAGTCGATGGCAGAACAACTCCAGCAGGACATGAAGTGTGAGGGGCTTCTGGAGTGTATTCACGGGTTGAAGCAACTCGATAAGGAGTGTTTCAGGGCGCTCGTCGAGAGCGACGAACCGCTCACGATCGACGAGGTCGCAGAAGACGTCGACCGCGAACGCTCGACCGCCTACCGGTCGATCCAGCGGCTACTCCAGAGCGGCTTCATCCAGAAAGAACAGGTAAACTACGAACAAGGCGGCTACTACCACGTCTACCACCCGACCGACCCCCAACAGATCGCAAGCGACATGCAGCGGAAGTTGAACGACTGGTACGCTAAAATGGGGCAACTCATCCAGGAGTTCGAAGACAAGTACGAGACGACCGCCGACGTGGCGGCGACGGCCGAGAACTGA
- a CDS encoding universal stress protein, with protein sequence MNVLVPIDESDPAMEAVEHVIREYPDASVTLLHVIEPNTYLYGDGAAYAYDSLIEPRRDAAENLFDAARESAGERDRPFETETVVGIPARKIVEFAGDGEFDHIVIGSHGRSGPTRVLLGSVAERVLRRAPCPVTIVR encoded by the coding sequence ATGAACGTACTGGTCCCGATCGACGAATCGGATCCCGCCATGGAGGCGGTCGAACACGTCATCCGCGAATATCCCGATGCGTCTGTCACTCTGCTTCACGTCATCGAACCGAATACCTACCTGTACGGTGACGGGGCCGCCTACGCGTACGATTCGTTGATCGAACCTCGCCGTGACGCAGCCGAGAACCTGTTCGACGCCGCCCGGGAGAGTGCCGGCGAGCGCGATCGACCGTTCGAGACGGAAACGGTCGTGGGGATACCGGCGAGAAAGATCGTCGAGTTCGCCGGTGACGGTGAGTTCGACCACATCGTCATCGGCAGTCACGGGCGTTCGGGTCCGACACGCGTCTTGCTCGGAAGCGTGGCAGAACGGGTACTTCGACGTGCCCCGTGTCCGGTGACGATCGTCAGGTGA
- a CDS encoding winged helix-turn-helix domain-containing protein, translating into MGRGALDDGVQETGTTDPPALFQTLADEYARAILVAADQEWMTAKALSQACDASLSTVYRRLATLDERGLVEERTTVDSDRTHRREYKTSLERLSVEVSDGAMTVTLETRDELADSFTALWSDIRGETSGTD; encoded by the coding sequence TTGGGACGTGGTGCCCTCGACGACGGCGTGCAGGAGACGGGAACGACTGATCCGCCGGCGCTCTTTCAGACGCTCGCAGACGAGTACGCACGCGCGATCCTCGTCGCGGCTGACCAGGAATGGATGACAGCGAAGGCCCTCAGCCAGGCTTGTGATGCCTCGCTCTCGACAGTGTATCGGCGCCTCGCGACCCTCGACGAGCGCGGTCTCGTCGAGGAGCGAACGACGGTCGACTCCGACAGAACCCATCGTCGCGAGTATAAGACCTCGCTCGAGCGCCTCTCCGTCGAAGTATCGGACGGAGCGATGACGGTCACGCTCGAGACCCGCGACGAACTGGCGGACTCGTTCACGGCCCTGTGGAGCGACATACGCGGTGAAACGTCAGGGACCGACTGA
- the trxA gene encoding thioredoxin: protein MATDSYSGTPVQTTDEPVAVESAAHLDAIVDEHDVVLVDFYADWCGPCQMIAPTLEKLAGETAAVIAKVDVDAHQQLAATYGVRGVPTLALFADGEQVEQQTGALPEDHLRTLIGGYTSE from the coding sequence ATGGCAACAGACTCCTACAGCGGAACACCCGTACAGACGACTGACGAACCGGTGGCCGTCGAGAGCGCGGCGCACCTGGACGCGATCGTCGACGAGCACGACGTGGTGCTGGTCGACTTCTACGCCGACTGGTGCGGTCCGTGTCAGATGATCGCGCCGACGCTCGAGAAACTGGCCGGTGAAACGGCGGCCGTCATCGCGAAGGTCGACGTCGACGCTCACCAGCAACTCGCCGCAACCTACGGCGTGCGCGGCGTTCCGACGCTCGCCCTCTTCGCCGACGGCGAACAGGTCGAACAGCAGACCGGAGCGCTGCCCGAAGACCACCTCCGTACGCTCATCGGGGGGTACACGTCCGAATGA
- a CDS encoding ABC transporter permease subunit, with the protein MTELARYYARNRIRGSIYLAAAMSVLAALVIWVYPSFSEAFDDELLEAYPDAMLQAFDIRTMESLEGFLAFELYIFGWVILLGLYLAYAAAGTIADDVDRGRTDILLSMPLSRARFVLESFVSLAVPILVVNVVTPVVVYVAAELIDEPMAAMDLIAVHALSIPYLFACAAIGLLASVAVDRAAIAQRLSLGIVFGLFMVESLLDGTDYEAVGALTPMRYYDPNEILLEGTYDLVGATMLVLATIGLLVVSQLWFRRRDI; encoded by the coding sequence ATGACCGAACTGGCACGGTACTACGCGCGAAATCGGATTCGTGGAAGCATCTACCTCGCCGCCGCGATGTCGGTGCTCGCGGCGCTGGTCATCTGGGTCTATCCATCGTTTTCGGAGGCCTTCGACGACGAACTGCTCGAAGCCTACCCGGACGCGATGTTGCAAGCGTTCGACATTCGCACGATGGAATCGCTCGAAGGGTTTCTCGCCTTCGAACTCTACATATTCGGCTGGGTGATCCTGCTGGGCCTCTACCTGGCGTACGCCGCGGCCGGAACGATCGCCGACGACGTCGACCGCGGTCGAACGGACATCCTGCTCTCGATGCCCCTCTCGCGGGCCCGGTTCGTGCTCGAGTCGTTCGTCTCGCTTGCCGTTCCGATACTCGTCGTCAACGTCGTCACGCCCGTCGTCGTCTACGTCGCCGCCGAGTTGATCGACGAACCGATGGCGGCGATGGACCTGATCGCGGTCCACGCGCTCTCGATTCCCTACCTCTTTGCGTGCGCCGCGATCGGCTTGCTCGCATCTGTCGCCGTCGACCGAGCTGCCATCGCCCAGCGACTCTCGCTCGGTATCGTCTTCGGGCTCTTCATGGTCGAATCGCTGCTCGACGGGACGGACTACGAGGCCGTCGGCGCGCTCACGCCGATGCGGTACTACGATCCGAACGAGATCCTCTTAGAGGGTACGTACGATCTCGTCGGGGCGACGATGCTGGTCCTCGCGACGATCGGGCTCCTCGTCGTCTCGCAACTGTGGTTTCGCCGCCGAGACATCTGA
- a CDS encoding universal stress protein, which produces MFETIVAPTDGSPHAEKALADAIELAADQGATVHVISVADSGPFGNIRLPGETARPADAIRDRAQEFVDEAISSAESAGVDVTGAVLDGPPPSTILDYARDVNADLIVMGSRGRGGLHRAAVGSIADHVIRFGEFRVLVVDADDEPIEDV; this is translated from the coding sequence ATGTTCGAAACGATCGTGGCACCCACCGACGGGAGCCCCCACGCCGAGAAAGCGCTCGCGGACGCGATCGAACTCGCCGCCGATCAGGGCGCTACAGTACACGTGATCTCGGTCGCAGACAGCGGTCCGTTCGGAAACATTCGGTTGCCGGGTGAGACCGCCCGGCCGGCCGATGCGATTCGCGATCGGGCACAGGAGTTCGTCGACGAGGCCATCTCCAGCGCCGAGAGCGCCGGCGTCGACGTGACCGGAGCCGTGCTGGACGGGCCGCCGCCGTCTACGATTCTGGACTACGCTCGCGACGTGAATGCCGACCTGATCGTCATGGGCAGTCGCGGTCGCGGCGGGCTCCACCGCGCGGCCGTCGGGTCTATCGCCGATCACGTAATTCGGTTCGGCGAGTTCCGTGTGCTCGTGGTCGACGCCGACGATGAACCGATCGAAGACGTATAG
- a CDS encoding MBL fold metallo-hydrolase, producing the protein MSNTKSTSPTMHPDELADRREDDDLFVLDVRREDEYEEWRVEESHNLPIYDQLLDGDTSGLQAALDEIPSDREIAVICVAGITSADAAAYLGDRGYDARSVADGMNGWGRVHVSYEVNAVRDGETGGADGVVQIVRPGTGCLSYLVERDGEAVVVDPSLYVDEYRTLAAERGVEIVGAIDTHAHADHVSGGRRMADEWDVPYYLHPADGGDLDGFEPIENGDRIAVGDRSLEVVHTPGHTPGSVSLLWDGALLSGDTLFIRSVGRPDLEGSTEKDVREGASELYESLGELTALPDETIVLPGHMSDEEMRPLATTLGTLQTENELLGMDDRDRFVEAILDGLSDEPANYNRIKAINWGQEPLSEEAASLELGPNNCAAN; encoded by the coding sequence ATGAGCAATACGAAATCGACATCCCCGACGATGCACCCCGACGAGTTGGCCGACCGGCGCGAGGACGACGACCTGTTCGTTCTCGACGTCCGTCGCGAGGACGAGTACGAGGAGTGGCGCGTCGAGGAAAGTCACAACCTCCCGATATACGATCAACTGCTCGACGGAGACACGAGCGGGCTCCAAGCCGCCCTCGACGAGATTCCGTCCGATCGAGAGATTGCCGTGATCTGCGTCGCCGGGATAACGTCGGCCGACGCCGCCGCGTATTTGGGCGACCGGGGCTACGACGCACGATCGGTCGCAGACGGCATGAACGGCTGGGGCCGCGTCCACGTCAGCTACGAGGTGAACGCCGTCCGCGACGGCGAAACCGGCGGTGCAGACGGCGTCGTCCAGATCGTCAGACCCGGAACCGGCTGTCTCTCGTACCTCGTCGAGCGCGACGGCGAGGCCGTGGTCGTCGATCCGAGCCTGTACGTCGACGAGTATCGAACCCTCGCAGCCGAGCGCGGCGTCGAAATCGTCGGCGCGATCGATACGCACGCCCACGCAGATCACGTCAGCGGTGGCCGTCGTATGGCCGACGAGTGGGACGTCCCGTACTACCTCCACCCGGCCGACGGCGGCGATCTCGACGGGTTCGAACCGATCGAAAACGGCGACCGGATCGCCGTCGGCGACCGATCGCTCGAGGTGGTCCACACGCCGGGACACACCCCCGGTAGCGTCTCGCTTCTATGGGACGGAGCGCTGCTCTCGGGGGATACGCTGTTCATTCGGAGCGTCGGTCGTCCGGACCTGGAGGGGTCGACCGAGAAAGACGTTCGCGAGGGTGCCAGCGAACTCTACGAGAGCCTCGGAGAACTCACGGCGCTTCCCGACGAGACGATCGTCCTTCCCGGACACATGAGCGACGAGGAGATGCGTCCGCTCGCGACGACCCTCGGTACGTTGCAGACCGAGAACGAACTCCTCGGAATGGACGATCGCGACCGATTCGTCGAAGCTATTCTCGACGGACTCTCAGACGAGCCGGCGAACTACAACCGAATCAAGGCGATTAACTGGGGCCAGGAGCCGTTGAGCGAGGAGGCCGCTTCGCTCGAACTCGGCCCGAACAACTGCGCGGCGAACTGA